Proteins co-encoded in one Dasypus novemcinctus isolate mDasNov1 chromosome 18, mDasNov1.1.hap2, whole genome shotgun sequence genomic window:
- the LOC101431395 gene encoding LOW QUALITY PROTEIN: uncharacterized protein (The sequence of the model RefSeq protein was modified relative to this genomic sequence to represent the inferred CDS: inserted 3 bases in 2 codons): MWPRHSVPLGKFGHSHQALPKLPWISGLPRVMPKCPTTTTVCRCHGKAAEENPWPHCLVEAGRGRGVAPESLWAQDSGRCQVAQTCVNTFTTDRVSTHRWPQLSRQPIGQVGLAHRPSYSLSEPQTAIPAPAAPSMDGQDVVVLDGVPLPGVIHTAESVQAACAFQFQDTDVLLVTFPKSGTTWLQQSLSLFLGGGYLQEVHDQPXWVRAPRLELDGAAERIAQLDPRRPRLLTHLRARFLRRALRTSGARVRRELRGSPAPGEVGARGPPVSARPRGEGGSGQRPRAGGGQGAGRGSGAAGASGEGVGARAGARTPPLPALPILPRDAPVPSGGAPGERQPRGAPLLLRGSAGTPSRGLRLGIGAGGTAGARRGLSPQVVYLAATPRTCWSPPTTSTAWSASCLTPSLEDFADKFLEGAAPPGKSGRFQNQRSPLATGPSRGAAPTRGPHSGLREPPPPAAWLAPKASARRPPLAYPTHPSSPFGPSIQWFSSSLHAHFLYQDFSLNICVFSRAIFNGCLVLRQTRPWGSGSLQSLHCESIAKSLSTFLGCFRGLSSHVRLPRQESLRTIRKLSAFLQCALGPREENEVLQHRSFSFMSRSSATNCSLVXPSGGRFLRKGAVGDWKGHFTPELNAKFNAIYQTKLRDLAPHLPWTMD, translated from the exons ATGTGGCCTCGTCACTCAGTTCCCCTGGGCAAGTTTGGCCACAGCCACCAGGCCCTCCCCAAGCTGCCGTGGATTTCTGGCCTACCCAGGGTCATGCCAAAATGTCCCACCACCACCACGGTTTGCAGATGCCATGGAAAGGCAGCCGAGGAGAACCCCTGGCCACACTGCCTGGTGGAGGCTGGCAGGGGCCGTGGGGTGGCCCCAGAGAGTCTCTGGGCTCAGGACAGTGGCCGCTGCCAAGTGGCACAGACATGTGTCAATACTTTCACAACAGATAGGGTAAGCACGCACCGCTGGCCCCAGCTCAGCCGCCAGCCGATCGGTCAAGTAGGCCTGGCCCACAGACCCTCGTACTCACTGTCGGAACCCCAGACCGCGATCCCTGCCCCTGCAGCTCCCAGCATGGACGGCCAGGACGTGGTGGTCTTGGACGGCGTTCCCCTGCCCGGGGTGATCCACACGGCAGAGTCCGTGCAGGCAGCCTGTGCCTTCCAGTTCCAAGACACGGACGTCCTCCTGGTGACCTTCCCCAAGTCAG GCACCACCTGGCTGCAGCAGAGCTTGAGCCTCTTCCTCGGCGGGGGCTACCTGCAGGAGGTCCACGACCAGC CCTGGGTCCGCGCGCCCCGGCTGGAGCTCGACGGGGCCGCCGAGCGCATCGCGCAGCTGGACCCCCGCCGGCCGCGCCTGCTCACCCACCTGCGGGCCAGGTTCCTGCGCCGCGCGCTCAGGACGTCCGGGGCGCGGGTAAGGCGGGAGCTTCGGGGGTCCCCGGCTCCAGGGGAAGTCGGTGCCCGGGGCCCGCCTGTGTCGGCTCGTCCCAGAGGAGAGGGCGGCAGCGGGCAGAGGCCgcgggcagggggcgggcagggggcgggcaggggctcAGGGGCCGCGGGAGCCTCCGGCGAGGGTGTTGGGGCGCGCGCAGGGGCGCgaaccccccccctccccgcactTCCCATTCTGCCCCGGGACGCCCCCGTGCCCTCGGGCGGAGCCCCTGGCGAGCGGCAGCCTCGGGGCGCTCCGCTTCTGCTCCGCGGCTCCGCGGGGACCCCGTCCCGGGG CCTGAGGCTGGGGATTGGGGCGGGGGGCAcggcgggggcgcggcgggggctCTCTCCCCAGGTGGTGTACCTGGCGGCCACCCCAAGGACGTGCTGGTCTCCTCCTACCACTTCCACCGCCTGGTCAGCTTCCTGCCTGACCCCCTCGCTGGAGGACTTCGCGGACAAGTTCCTGGAGGGCGCAG CTCCCCCTGGCAAATCAGGAAGATTCCAGAATCAGCGGTCCCCACTGGCAACGGGCCCTTCACGAGGGGCTGCCCCCACGCGGGGACCACACTCCGGCCTGCGGGAgcccccgccccctgccgccTGGCTGGCCCCCAAGGCTTCCGCCCGTCGCCCACCACTTGcctaccccacccacccctcctcACCCTTCGGTCCGTCCATCCAGTGGTTCTCCTCTTCCTTGCATGCGCACTTTCTGTATCAGGATTTTTCACTGAACATCTGTGTGTTTTCTCGTGCGATTTTTAACGGCTGCCTCGTGCTCCGACAGACGCGGCCCTGGGGCTCGGGCTCTTTGCAGTCCCTCCATTGCGAATCCATCGCGAAGTCTCTGTCCACGTTTCTCGGCTGTTTCCGGGGCCTGTCCTCACACGTGCGTCTCCCCCGCCAGGAGTCTCTGCGCACCATCCGCAAGCTCAGCGCCTTCCTGCAGTGCGCGCTGGGGCCGCGGGAGGAGAACGAGGTCCTGCAGCACCGCAGCTTCTCCTTCATGAGCCGCAGCAGCGCCACCAACTGCAGCCTCGT CCCCAGCGGGGGCAGGTTCCTGCGCAAAG gggctgtgggggacTGGAAGGGCCACTTCACCCCCGAGCTGAACGCGAAGTTCAACGCCATCTATCAGACCAAGCTGCGCGACCTGGCGCCTCACCTGCCCTGGACGATGGACTGA